One Kwoniella dejecticola CBS 10117 chromosome 10, complete sequence DNA window includes the following coding sequences:
- a CDS encoding mitochondrial 54S ribosomal uL1m domain-containing protein — MPHHRSAISSSSEASEYGISETSQDSSITSYSSTTLASNQPNFLSQSGTSDPDHLGQRITPLRGKRRQEATPDPYEEYFIQQAKLFRHLEKRYTKFQKKQKEEQGRAKANKNQRFTPVPKSTHKQVVRTTHSENTKHPTVEKAYTDTNSSDSDTMIGSSVATIRGQAGRALSQAARPATFNGAVHPTASASFSSTAATSVRSQKLSPKKKKKVVNPDAMTASEAARVLRALEIANPTSSYSLTLSTKSTKSSLPIRGHFHLPLDPRRSSEVILVFAEPNSPSSNLAKAAGAAYVGGEELFEAVLSGRISPTRCLATPGMMPQVTRNLARYLGPKGLMPVAKRGLVGEGEELAEKIRDAAGRMEYRADKEGLVRIPVARMDFEIPSVENNIRSFIQTVRDNQSAGTTDDAVTAAAKKKKKGSSITAVRLETTNGPSIEINDVLQ; from the exons ATGCCACATCATCGCTCTGCgatctcctcgtcttcggaGGCGTCAGAATATGGAATTTCAGAAACGAGCCAGGATTCAAGCATAACGTCCTATTCCTCTACTACTCTCGCGTCAAACCAACCAAACTTCCTCAGTCAAAGTGGAACAAGCGACCCAGACCATTTAGGACAGCGAATAACCCCCCTCAGAGGTAAGCGCAGGCAAGAGGCTACACCCGATCCATACGAAGAATACTTCATCCAGCAAGCCAAACTTTTCAGACACCTTGAAAAACGGTATACCAAGttccagaagaagcagaaagaggaacaaggTCGTGCGAAAGCAAACAAGAACCAGAGATTCACGCCCGTGCCCAAATCTACTCACAAGCAAGTGGTCCGGACAACACATTCTGAGAATACTAAGCATCCGACCGTCGAAAAAGCCTATACAGATACAAACAGCAGTGATTCGGACACCATGATCGGTTCAAGTGTAGCTACTATCAGAGGGCAAGCTGGACGAGCGTTATCTCAAGCTGCT CGCCCGGCCACGTTCAATGGCGCGGTTCATCCCACCGCATCTgcatccttctcatcgaccGCTGCTACTTCCGTACGAAGCCAGAAACTCTCgccgaaaaagaagaagaaggtagtCAATCCAGATGCTATGACAGCATCCGAGGCTGCTCGAGTATTACGA GCCCTTGAAATTGCCAATCCAACATCGTCATACTCCCTTACTCTATCGACCAAATCCACCAAATCGTCATTACCCATCCGAGGCCATTTCCACCTCCCATTAGATCCCCGCCGATCATCCGAGGTTATACTGGTATTCGCCGAACCGAATTCACCATCATCCAACCTAGCTAAAGCCGCGGGCGCAGCTTATGTAGGAGGGGAAGAATTGTTCGAGGCTGTTTTATCGGGTAGAATATCCCCGACTCGATGCTTGGCTACTCCCGGTATGATGCCTCAGGTCACCCGAAATTTGGCGAGATATCTTGGTCCGAAGGGGCTCATGCCTGTAGCCAAACGAGGGCTggtaggtgaaggtgaagagttGGCTGAAAAGATCAGGGACGCAGCTGGTCGGATGGAGTACAGGGCGGATAAAGAGGGATTGGTCAGAATTC CCGTCGCTCGA ATGGACTTCGAGATACCCTCGGTGGAGAATAACATTCGATCTTTCATACAGACAGTGCGGGATAATCAATCAGCAGGAACGACCGATGACGCCGTGACTGCTGCTgctaagaagaagaagaagg GCTCCTCGATCACCGCTGTCAGACTAGAAACCACCAACGGCCCAAGTATAGAGATCAACGATGTGTTACAGTAA
- a CDS encoding pyruvate kinase, with product MLGHVAPTHPLAPTLWNQPHRLPPDPRAQPRQRQFSIGGPLNIMSTSPYSNNTPTTQLAWQASFNTNFNDMTPEEKFFRKTSIIATIGPKTNNVDTLVNLADAGMNIVRMNFSHGSYEYHQSVIDNARAAAAKSPNGRPLAIALDTKGPEIRTGLMTNDTDVPIDAGHEFIITTDKAFAETGTKEQIYMDYTNLPKVTAPGKLIYVDDGILSLQVIAIEADNKIRVKSLNSGNLSSRKGVNLPKTAVDLPALSEKDKADLAFGVKNGVDMIFASFIRSGNDVKEIRKVLGTEGANIKIIVKIENEQGVTNFDEILRETDGVMVARGDLGIEIPASQVFVAQKMMIAKCNVAGKPVICATQMLESMTYNPRPTRAEVSDVANAVMDGADCVMLSGETAKGKYPIEAVKMMAETAYLAERSIAYPHLFDQLRALTPRPTETAETLALSAVAAAMEQDAGAIIVLSTSGVSARLLSKYRPECPIICVTRNQQTARQLHLSRGVYPVWYPEPRGIPGDKWQIDVDNRIRYGLRVALQLAIVKPEATVMAVQGWKGGLGHTNTLRILSVPADPADLDLHSIDRED from the exons ATGCTCGGACACGTTGCCCCAACGCACCCCTTGGCTCCAACCCTTTGGAATCAACCTCATCGACTACCGCCTGATCCTCGCGCGCAACCTCGTCAACGTCAGTTCTCCATAGGAGGTCCGCTCAACATCATGTCTACCAGTCCGTACTCCAACAACACCCCCACTACCCAGCTTGCTTGGCAAGCATCCTTCAACACCAATTTTAATGATATGACTCCAGAGGAGAAGTTCTTCAGAAAG ACCTCTATCATTGCGACCATCGGTCCCAAGACTAACAATGTCGACACCCTCGTCAATcttgctgatgctggtatGAACATTG TGCGAATGAACTTTTCGCACGGTTCATACGAATACCACCAATCCGTCATTGACAACGCCCGAGCAGCTGCTGCCAAGAGCCCCAACGGCCGACCTCTAGCTATTGCTCTTGACACCAAGGGTCCAGAGATCAGAACTGGTTTGATGACGAACGACACCGAT GTCCCTATCGATGCCGGACATGaattcatcatcaccaccgaCAAAGCTTTCGCCGAGACTGGTACCAAAGAGCAAATCTACATGGACTAC ACCAACTTACCCAAAGTCACTGCTCCTGGCAAACTCATTTatgtcgatgatg GTATCCTCTCCCTCCAAgtcatcgccatcgaagCCGACAACAAGATCCGTGTCAAATCCCTCAACTCCGGTAACCTCTCCTCCAGAAAAGGTGTCAATCTCCCCAAGACTGCCGTCGACTTGCCTGCTCTCTCTGAAAAGGACAAGGCTGATTTGGCCTTCGGTGTCAAGAACGGTGTTGACATGATCTTCGCCTCGTTCATCCGATCCGGTAACGATGTTAAGGAGATTAGAAAGGTCCTCGGTACGGAAGGAGccaacatcaagatcattgTTAAGATTGAGAATGAACAAGGTGTTACCAACTTTGACGAGATCTTGAGGGAGACCGATGGTGTAATGGTTGCTCGAGGAGATTTGGGTATCGAGATCCCAGCAAGTCAGGTGTTCGTCGCCcaaaagatgatgattgccAAGTGTAATGTCGCTGGTAAACCCGTTATTTGTGCTACTCAGAtgcttgag TCTATGACA TACAACCCTCGACCCACCCGAGCTGAAGTGTCAGATGTTGCCAACGCCGTTATGGATGGTGCCGATTGTGTCATGCTTTCTGGTGAGACCGCCAAGGGTAAATACCCTATCGAAGCCG TCAAAATGATGGCCGAAACCGCCTACCTCGCTGAGAGATCGATCGCCTACCCACACTTGTTTGACCAGCTCAGAGCCCTCACCCCTCGACCAACCGAAACGGCCGAGACTCTCGCTCTCTCCGCCGTAGCCGCTGCCATGGAGCAAGACGCCGGTGCTATCATTGTCTTGTCCACAAGTGGTGTCTCTGCCAGACTTCTCTCCAAGTACAGACCCGAATGCCCTATCATCTGTG TCACTCGAAACCAACAAACCGCCAGACAACTGCACTTGTCCCGAGGTGTATACCCTGTTTGGTACCCCGAGCCTCGGGGTATCCCTGGAGACAAATGGCAAATCGACGTTGACAACCGAATCAG GTATGGTCTCCGAGTTGCCCTTCAACTCGCCATCGTTAAGCCAGAAGCTACTGTCATGGCCGTGCAAGGATGGAAAGGTGGTCTCGGTCAT ACCAACACCCTCCGAATCCTCAGCGTTCCAGCTGACCCCGCAGACCTCGACTTGCACTCTATTGACCGAGAAGATTAA